From a region of the Zingiber officinale cultivar Zhangliang chromosome 4B, Zo_v1.1, whole genome shotgun sequence genome:
- the LOC121976067 gene encoding probable aquaporin TIP2-2, translating into MSVTAGVPALDELGLFLIHSFHQLLPALLTSPRQYIYATARIFSPHPSAFFETGADDRRPTMAGIAFGRFDDSFSASTLRAYLAEFISTLLFVFAGVGSAIAYNKLTSDAALDPAGLVAVAVAHAFALFVTVSISANISGGHVNPAVTFGLALGGHITILTGVFYWVAQLLGAVVGAFLVKFTTGLETPTHGLGAGVGAGEGVVFEIIITFALVYTVYATAADPKKGSLGTIAPIAIGFIVGANILAAGPFSGGSMNPARSFGPAVASGDFSALWIYWVGPLIGGGLAGVVYTYAFLTSDHQLLPQ; encoded by the exons ATGTCGGTGACAGCTGGCGTGCCGGCATTGGATGAGCTCGGCCTATTCCTCATCCACTCATTTCACCAACTGCTCCCCGCCCTACTTACGTCACCGCGTCAATATATATATGCGACCGCTCGTATATTCTCCCCCCATCCATCAGCATTCTTCGAGACAGGAGCTGACGATCGACGCCCGACGATGGCCGGAATCGCCTTTGGTCGCTTCGACGACTCCTTCAGCGCCAGCACGCTCAGGGCCTACCTCGCCGAGTTCATCTCCACGCTCCTCTTCGTCTTCGCCGGCGTCGGCTCCGCCATCGCCTACA ACAAGTTGACGTCGGACGCGGCGCTGGACCCGGCGGGGCTGGTGGCGGTGGCGGTGGCGCACGCGTTCGCGCTCTTCGTGACGGTGTCGATCAGCGCCAACATCTCCGGCGGGCACGTGAACCCGGCGGTGACATTCGGGCTGGCGCTGGGCGGCCACATCACCATCCTCACGGGCGTCTTCTACTGGGTGGCGCAGTTGCTCGGAGCCGTCGTCGGGGCTTTTCTCGTCAAGTTTACCACCGGACtt GAGACGCCGACGCATGGACTGGGAGCGGGGGTGGGCGCCGGCGAAGGGGTGGTGTTCGAGATAATCATCACCTTCGCGCTGGTGTACACGGTGTACGCAACGGCGGCGGACCCGAAGAAGGGGTCGCTGGGAACCATCGCCCCCATCGCCATCGGATTCATTGTGGGCGCCAACATCCTGGCGGCGGGCCCCTTCTCTGGTGGGTCCATGAACCCGGCGCGCTCGTTCGGGCCCGCCGTGGCCAGCGGGGACTTCTCGGCGCTGTGGATCTACTGGGTGGGCCCGCTGATCGGTGGGGGCCTGGCGGGGGTGGTCTACACCTACGCCTTCCTGACCTCCGACCACCAACTGCTTCCCCAATGA
- the LOC121976065 gene encoding U11/U12 small nuclear ribonucleoprotein 59 kDa protein-like isoform X3: protein MIPPPFFAGTFPPQFPAWNPIQSATSSFWQSEDVHRHLRKLRETIDLAKAIRKKELEALFLIKRSQNQNAEEAPSSAGEHSPSSYDSILPDFSQCPENEYVVQIFKLIEAKRASLDVQTSMSIEAVNSLASTIKYQLLPLDIINNPAVPWESRSEALRFSNKLQKCKRNKLWRKRKRKRVAEQLQEDHQKADRDADEWRAREIAKDVAMHKVQHMKEIAKLKAKEERKRLESELELLLVVEKLQELRSIRVQKLKKQGHFLPEEDDKFLLRVRAAVEEEERQAAAAADTHAAKNAIATAEESRKLMQNRLTETNSTDQIEVEPSKAKGQSGTSDMDASLKSEQERDEVQGCGTGNSYDSLSNLPFEFLHYYHGSSNDMGTLIEVRRMWDAYIRSGGSHVPGHWVQPPPPSDEIWASYLIPPK from the exons ATGATCCCACCGCCGTTTTTTGCGGGCACATTTCCGCCTCAATTTCCAGCATGGAACCCCATTCAGTCTGCTACTTCCTCCTTCTGGCAGTCGGAGGATGTGCATAGGCATCTGAGGAAGTTGAGAGAAACCATTGATTTGGCAAAAGCAAT CAGGAAGAAAGAATTAGAagcattgtttttaattaaaaggtCACAAAATCAAAATGCAGAAGAAGCTCCTTCATCAGCAGGAGAACACTCTCCATCTTCATATGATTCCATTCTTCCTGATTTTTCTCAGTGTCCTGAGAATGAATATGTTGTGCAAATTTTCAAGTTGATTGAAGCAAAGCGAGCTAGCCTTGATGTTCAAACATCTATGTCAATAGAAGCAGTAAACTCGCTAGCATCAACTATTAAGTATCAACTCCTTCCTCTTGATATCATTAACAATCCAGCAGTCCCATGGGAGTCACGATCAGAAGCACTAAGATTTAGTAACAAGTTACAGAAGTGCAAGAGGAACAAactttggaggaaaagaaaaagaaaacgtgTGGCTGAACAA CTGCAAGAAGATCATCAGAAAGCAGATCGAGATGCTGATGAATGGAGAGCTAGGGAGATTGCCAAGGACGTGGCTATGCACAAG GTACAACACATGAAAGAAATTGCAAAGCTTAAGGCTAAAGAGGAACGGAAGAGACTAGAATCTGAG CTTGAGCTTCTATTAGTTGTTGAGAAATTACAAGAGCTTCGCTCTATCAGAGttcaaaagttgaagaaacaag GTCATTTTCTTCCAGAAGAGGATGATAAATTTCTTCTGCGTGTACGAGCTGCAGTTGAGGAGGAGGAGCGTCAAGCAGCTGCTGCTGCTGATACACATGCTGCTAAGAATGCTATTGCAACAGCAGAGGAATCTAGAAAACTGATGCAGAACCGACTGACAGAAACAAATTCTACTGATCAAATTGAAGTTGAGCCATCTAAGGCCAAAGGCCAAAGTGGAACTTCAGATATGGATGCAAGTCTGAAGTCTGAACAGGAGAGAGATGAAGTTCAAGGCTGTGGCACTGGCAACAGCTATGACTCATTGTCAAATTTACCATTTGAATTCCTCCATTATTATCATGGAAGTAGCAATGATATGGGAACTCTAATCGAG GTTAGAAGAATGTGGGATGCTTACATTAGATCCGGAGGAAG TCATGTACCTGGACATTGGGTGCAGCCACCTCCACCTTCAGATGAGATTTGGGCTTCGTACCTAATCCCGCCGAAATAA
- the LOC121976065 gene encoding U11/U12 small nuclear ribonucleoprotein 59 kDa protein-like isoform X1, translated as MIPPPFFAGTFPPQFPAWNPIQSATSSFWQSEDVHRHLRKLRETIDLAKAIRKKELEALFLIKRSQNQNAEEAPSSAGEHSPSSYDSILPDFSQCPENEYVVQIFKLIEAKRASLDVQTSMSIEAVNSLASTIKYQLLPLDIINNPAVPWESRSEALRFSNKLQKCKRNKLWRKRKRKRVAEQVRKLQEDHQKADRDADEWRAREIAKDVAMHKVQHMKEIAKLKAKEERKRLESELELLLVVEKLQELRSIRVQKLKKQGHFLPEEDDKFLLRVRAAVEEEERQAAAAADTHAAKNAIATAEESRKLMQNRLTETNSTDQIEVEPSKAKGQSGTSDMDASLKSEQERDEVQGCGTGNSYDSLSNLPFEFLHYYHGSSNDMGTLIEVRRMWDAYIRSGGSHVPGHWVQPPPPSDEIWASYLIPPK; from the exons ATGATCCCACCGCCGTTTTTTGCGGGCACATTTCCGCCTCAATTTCCAGCATGGAACCCCATTCAGTCTGCTACTTCCTCCTTCTGGCAGTCGGAGGATGTGCATAGGCATCTGAGGAAGTTGAGAGAAACCATTGATTTGGCAAAAGCAAT CAGGAAGAAAGAATTAGAagcattgtttttaattaaaaggtCACAAAATCAAAATGCAGAAGAAGCTCCTTCATCAGCAGGAGAACACTCTCCATCTTCATATGATTCCATTCTTCCTGATTTTTCTCAGTGTCCTGAGAATGAATATGTTGTGCAAATTTTCAAGTTGATTGAAGCAAAGCGAGCTAGCCTTGATGTTCAAACATCTATGTCAATAGAAGCAGTAAACTCGCTAGCATCAACTATTAAGTATCAACTCCTTCCTCTTGATATCATTAACAATCCAGCAGTCCCATGGGAGTCACGATCAGAAGCACTAAGATTTAGTAACAAGTTACAGAAGTGCAAGAGGAACAAactttggaggaaaagaaaaagaaaacgtgTGGCTGAACAAGTGCGCAAG CTGCAAGAAGATCATCAGAAAGCAGATCGAGATGCTGATGAATGGAGAGCTAGGGAGATTGCCAAGGACGTGGCTATGCACAAG GTACAACACATGAAAGAAATTGCAAAGCTTAAGGCTAAAGAGGAACGGAAGAGACTAGAATCTGAG CTTGAGCTTCTATTAGTTGTTGAGAAATTACAAGAGCTTCGCTCTATCAGAGttcaaaagttgaagaaacaag GTCATTTTCTTCCAGAAGAGGATGATAAATTTCTTCTGCGTGTACGAGCTGCAGTTGAGGAGGAGGAGCGTCAAGCAGCTGCTGCTGCTGATACACATGCTGCTAAGAATGCTATTGCAACAGCAGAGGAATCTAGAAAACTGATGCAGAACCGACTGACAGAAACAAATTCTACTGATCAAATTGAAGTTGAGCCATCTAAGGCCAAAGGCCAAAGTGGAACTTCAGATATGGATGCAAGTCTGAAGTCTGAACAGGAGAGAGATGAAGTTCAAGGCTGTGGCACTGGCAACAGCTATGACTCATTGTCAAATTTACCATTTGAATTCCTCCATTATTATCATGGAAGTAGCAATGATATGGGAACTCTAATCGAG GTTAGAAGAATGTGGGATGCTTACATTAGATCCGGAGGAAG TCATGTACCTGGACATTGGGTGCAGCCACCTCCACCTTCAGATGAGATTTGGGCTTCGTACCTAATCCCGCCGAAATAA
- the LOC121976065 gene encoding U11/U12 small nuclear ribonucleoprotein 59 kDa protein-like isoform X2: MIPPPFFAGTFPPQFPAWNPIQSATSSFWQSEDVHRHLRKLRETIDLAKAMKKELEALFLIKRSQNQNAEEAPSSAGEHSPSSYDSILPDFSQCPENEYVVQIFKLIEAKRASLDVQTSMSIEAVNSLASTIKYQLLPLDIINNPAVPWESRSEALRFSNKLQKCKRNKLWRKRKRKRVAEQVRKLQEDHQKADRDADEWRAREIAKDVAMHKVQHMKEIAKLKAKEERKRLESELELLLVVEKLQELRSIRVQKLKKQGHFLPEEDDKFLLRVRAAVEEEERQAAAAADTHAAKNAIATAEESRKLMQNRLTETNSTDQIEVEPSKAKGQSGTSDMDASLKSEQERDEVQGCGTGNSYDSLSNLPFEFLHYYHGSSNDMGTLIEVRRMWDAYIRSGGSHVPGHWVQPPPPSDEIWASYLIPPK; this comes from the exons ATGATCCCACCGCCGTTTTTTGCGGGCACATTTCCGCCTCAATTTCCAGCATGGAACCCCATTCAGTCTGCTACTTCCTCCTTCTGGCAGTCGGAGGATGTGCATAGGCATCTGAGGAAGTTGAGAGAAACCATTGATTTGGCAAAAGCAAT GAAGAAAGAATTAGAagcattgtttttaattaaaaggtCACAAAATCAAAATGCAGAAGAAGCTCCTTCATCAGCAGGAGAACACTCTCCATCTTCATATGATTCCATTCTTCCTGATTTTTCTCAGTGTCCTGAGAATGAATATGTTGTGCAAATTTTCAAGTTGATTGAAGCAAAGCGAGCTAGCCTTGATGTTCAAACATCTATGTCAATAGAAGCAGTAAACTCGCTAGCATCAACTATTAAGTATCAACTCCTTCCTCTTGATATCATTAACAATCCAGCAGTCCCATGGGAGTCACGATCAGAAGCACTAAGATTTAGTAACAAGTTACAGAAGTGCAAGAGGAACAAactttggaggaaaagaaaaagaaaacgtgTGGCTGAACAAGTGCGCAAG CTGCAAGAAGATCATCAGAAAGCAGATCGAGATGCTGATGAATGGAGAGCTAGGGAGATTGCCAAGGACGTGGCTATGCACAAG GTACAACACATGAAAGAAATTGCAAAGCTTAAGGCTAAAGAGGAACGGAAGAGACTAGAATCTGAG CTTGAGCTTCTATTAGTTGTTGAGAAATTACAAGAGCTTCGCTCTATCAGAGttcaaaagttgaagaaacaag GTCATTTTCTTCCAGAAGAGGATGATAAATTTCTTCTGCGTGTACGAGCTGCAGTTGAGGAGGAGGAGCGTCAAGCAGCTGCTGCTGCTGATACACATGCTGCTAAGAATGCTATTGCAACAGCAGAGGAATCTAGAAAACTGATGCAGAACCGACTGACAGAAACAAATTCTACTGATCAAATTGAAGTTGAGCCATCTAAGGCCAAAGGCCAAAGTGGAACTTCAGATATGGATGCAAGTCTGAAGTCTGAACAGGAGAGAGATGAAGTTCAAGGCTGTGGCACTGGCAACAGCTATGACTCATTGTCAAATTTACCATTTGAATTCCTCCATTATTATCATGGAAGTAGCAATGATATGGGAACTCTAATCGAG GTTAGAAGAATGTGGGATGCTTACATTAGATCCGGAGGAAG TCATGTACCTGGACATTGGGTGCAGCCACCTCCACCTTCAGATGAGATTTGGGCTTCGTACCTAATCCCGCCGAAATAA